The Fusobacterium necrophorum subsp. necrophorum genome includes the window ATTTTTAAGTTTTAATAACAAAGAACTCTCCTAACAAGCTCCTAATTTTTGGGAGCTTGTTTTCATATTAATTCTTTTTTCCAAATTTCTACCAATCTTTCTAGGGAATAAGTGGCGTTGGCGGGACTGGTAGAAGGCAGAGAAATTGCTTCCTTTCCTAACTCCTTTTCTTGATATTTTTTATAATATTTATAGGAGGTAGCTCCATTACAAATGATTTTCTGAATAGGACTGTAGTTTAAAATTTCAGTCAAATCATTTGGAATAACATCTTGAATACTGCTATCCGAGGAACCTTTAATCTTACAAGAATGAATCACATCCCATACCGCAAGTTTGTGTTTTCTCAACAATTCTTTCTTTTTTTCTTGCGTTTCCGGAAAAGCTTCTTCAAAAATTTTAGCCAACATTTTCCAAAATCGATTTTGAGGATGCCCGTAAAAGAAATTCTCTTCTCTTGATTTTACGGAGGGAAAACTTCCCAAAATTAAAAT containing:
- a CDS encoding DNA-deoxyinosine glycosylase; this encodes MERKKRIAKESHHSGEKFESIIHPFPAFYEKNSIILILGSFPSVKSREENFFYGHPQNRFWKMLAKIFEEAFPETQEKKKELLRKHKLAVWDVIHSCKIKGSSDSSIQDVIPNDLTEILNYSPIQKIICNGATSYKYYKKYQEKELGKEAISLPSTSPANATYSLERLVEIWKKELI